A genomic region of Mycobacterium sp. Aquia_213 contains the following coding sequences:
- a CDS encoding cytochrome P450 yields MAVLAGRSSRPRAYDAIDLSSRAFWSTTAADRERSFAVLRAERPVSWHPPVEDSLMPDPDDPGYWAVTRRADIVAVSRDSEVFLSGKGVMFESIPVELLEASQSFLAMDPPRHTKLRKLAHAAFTPRQVRRIEESIQANAKAIVDELRDAGSGADFVDRCAKELPIRTLSDMVGIPDSERERMAHATDALVSWADPEFLNGRPALEVIFEQQMYLHQVVGALAAERREKPGDDLISSLVHAEVDGDRLTDAEVAAFFVLLSVAGNDTTRQTMSHTMKALTDFPRQRAWLLADYENRIGVAVEEFVRWATPVMTFRRTAATDFELGGQTIAAGEKVVMFYSSGNWDTEVFQHPDHFDLSRSPNPHVGFGGGGLHFCLGAHVARAQLRAIFGELLRQLPDIQATDATYVAGNFVHAVRSLPCTF; encoded by the coding sequence ATGGCAGTGTTGGCCGGGCGGTCCAGCCGCCCCCGTGCGTATGACGCGATCGATCTCTCCTCGCGCGCGTTCTGGTCGACGACGGCAGCCGACCGGGAGCGCTCGTTCGCGGTGTTGCGGGCCGAGCGACCGGTGAGCTGGCATCCACCGGTCGAGGACTCCCTGATGCCGGATCCCGACGATCCCGGTTATTGGGCGGTCACCCGGCGCGCGGACATCGTCGCTGTCAGCCGCGATAGCGAGGTGTTCCTGTCCGGTAAGGGGGTGATGTTCGAAAGCATTCCGGTGGAGTTGCTTGAAGCATCGCAATCCTTCCTGGCGATGGACCCACCGCGGCACACCAAGTTGCGCAAGCTCGCTCACGCCGCATTCACGCCGCGGCAGGTGCGCCGGATCGAGGAGTCGATCCAGGCGAATGCCAAGGCGATCGTCGACGAGCTTCGCGACGCCGGCAGCGGGGCGGATTTCGTCGATCGCTGCGCCAAGGAGCTGCCCATCCGCACGCTGTCGGACATGGTGGGCATTCCGGATTCCGAGCGCGAGCGCATGGCACACGCCACGGACGCGTTGGTGTCCTGGGCCGACCCCGAATTCCTCAATGGGCGCCCCGCGCTGGAAGTCATCTTCGAACAGCAGATGTACCTACACCAGGTCGTCGGCGCGCTCGCCGCCGAACGCCGCGAGAAACCGGGCGACGATCTGATCAGCAGCCTGGTACATGCCGAAGTGGACGGCGACCGGCTGACCGATGCCGAGGTGGCGGCGTTCTTCGTATTGCTCTCGGTGGCGGGCAACGACACCACTCGACAGACCATGAGCCACACCATGAAAGCGCTTACCGACTTCCCGCGCCAAAGGGCTTGGCTGCTAGCCGATTACGAGAACAGGATCGGCGTGGCGGTCGAGGAGTTCGTTCGTTGGGCGACGCCTGTCATGACCTTCCGCCGCACGGCGGCAACCGATTTCGAGCTAGGTGGCCAGACCATCGCCGCGGGGGAGAAGGTGGTGATGTTCTATTCGTCGGGCAATTGGGACACCGAGGTGTTCCAACATCCGGATCACTTCGACCTGAGCCGCAGCCCCAATCCGCATGTCGGCTTCGGCGGGGGCGGATTGCATTTCTGCCTCGGTGCCCATGTGGCGCGCGCGCAACTGCGCGCGATCTTCGGTGAGCTGCTGCGTCAGCTGCCCGACATTCAGGCAACCGATGCGACGTACGTGGCGGGCAACTTCGTACACGCCGTGCGCAGCCTGCCCTGCACGTTCTAG
- a CDS encoding serine/threonine-protein kinase yields MDGTPFGRYRLIELLGRGGMGEVWRAHDTSTNRTVAIKLLPPQLAQDQTFVQRFRREAEAAAQLNSPHVVPIHDYGEIDGRLFVNMRLIEGRDLQQVIGDGPLDPARAVRIVEQVARALHAAHKIGLVHRDVKPSNILLDEDDFAYLIDFGIARGADQTRMTGTGGVIGSWPYMSPERLRAGQVDARSDVYALACVLYECLTGDTPFAGDNTEQQITAHFMEPPPRPSITDPKVPATLDPVIANGMAKDPDQRYATTIELATAANAAITDPIARPAQNLNASAAFATQAATKAADPSLAATQHASELTLAASPAGDPRTRKHRRIALAGGAVVLAAIVVAVVVVFTVGSGPASQPAANPKPVAAPNTGPFTGVYRVDFAPSATHGKLDDGGTPSSGQWSVRSACRPTGCVATATATGGATLQSAFVFDDVGGQWRAVAAGRATSPPPGVTGFKGCDFPDDYWTVVTLQTRPDGTLAGQYRALSSFNDCETERTVTFIRIGDVDVNSLPDPASEAPLVPSPAAAWHGHYHATKRRLDTSSKPTSWDATIETDCLRTGDRCMSDHHGANYPFADGKWTFNFDGTKPCDAGGSNPTKIYQEYPLPQPPQNPIPLLTGRGHRIVTGGNGCAGSYDEEVKFERTGD; encoded by the coding sequence ATGGACGGAACTCCGTTTGGCCGATACCGCTTAATCGAGTTGTTGGGCCGCGGCGGCATGGGCGAAGTGTGGCGCGCACACGACACTTCGACCAACCGGACCGTCGCAATCAAGTTGCTACCGCCGCAGCTGGCTCAAGACCAGACATTCGTGCAACGTTTCCGCCGAGAAGCCGAAGCGGCGGCGCAGTTAAACAGCCCCCACGTCGTCCCGATTCATGACTACGGCGAAATCGACGGCCGGCTATTTGTGAACATGCGCTTGATCGAGGGCCGCGACCTGCAACAGGTCATCGGTGACGGCCCGCTGGACCCGGCCCGGGCAGTGCGCATCGTCGAGCAGGTGGCCCGAGCTCTGCACGCCGCACACAAGATCGGACTAGTCCACCGCGACGTCAAACCGTCCAACATCTTGCTCGATGAGGACGATTTCGCGTACCTGATTGACTTCGGGATCGCCCGCGGCGCAGACCAGACCCGGATGACCGGCACCGGCGGCGTCATCGGCAGCTGGCCCTACATGTCCCCCGAGCGGCTGCGGGCAGGCCAAGTCGACGCGCGCTCGGACGTCTACGCGCTGGCCTGCGTGCTGTATGAGTGCCTGACCGGGGACACCCCGTTCGCCGGAGACAACACCGAACAGCAAATCACCGCGCACTTCATGGAACCGCCTCCACGCCCGTCGATCACCGATCCCAAGGTGCCTGCCACGCTCGACCCGGTCATCGCCAACGGGATGGCCAAAGACCCCGATCAGCGGTATGCCACCACCATCGAGTTGGCCACCGCCGCCAACGCTGCCATCACCGACCCGATCGCACGGCCCGCCCAAAACCTAAACGCTTCAGCAGCTTTCGCGACGCAGGCCGCAACCAAGGCCGCCGACCCCAGCCTCGCCGCGACCCAACACGCAAGCGAGCTCACCCTGGCGGCATCGCCGGCCGGTGACCCAAGAACCCGAAAGCACCGTCGGATCGCCTTGGCGGGTGGGGCCGTCGTGCTCGCCGCGATCGTCGTCGCCGTCGTCGTGGTGTTCACCGTGGGAAGCGGGCCCGCCAGCCAGCCGGCCGCCAACCCGAAGCCCGTCGCGGCGCCGAACACGGGGCCGTTCACCGGCGTGTACCGCGTCGACTTCGCCCCTTCGGCCACCCACGGGAAGCTGGATGACGGAGGAACACCGTCCAGTGGGCAGTGGTCGGTCCGTTCGGCATGTCGTCCCACCGGCTGTGTGGCAACGGCGACGGCCACGGGCGGAGCTACCCTGCAGTCGGCGTTCGTGTTCGACGACGTTGGTGGGCAATGGCGTGCAGTCGCCGCAGGCCGAGCGACATCGCCACCACCAGGGGTCACCGGCTTCAAAGGTTGCGACTTCCCCGACGATTACTGGACCGTTGTCACGCTGCAAACGCGGCCGGACGGCACGCTGGCTGGCCAATACCGCGCACTGTCGAGCTTCAACGACTGCGAAACCGAGCGGACCGTGACGTTCATCCGGATCGGAGATGTCGACGTGAACAGTCTCCCCGATCCGGCCAGCGAAGCACCGCTCGTTCCATCGCCCGCAGCGGCATGGCACGGTCACTACCACGCCACGAAACGGCGGCTCGACACCAGCTCCAAACCGACTTCGTGGGATGCCACCATCGAGACCGATTGTCTTCGTACCGGCGACCGCTGCATGAGCGACCACCACGGCGCCAATTACCCGTTCGCGGACGGGAAATGGACGTTCAACTTTGACGGCACCAAGCCGTGCGACGCGGGCGGATCCAATCCGACCAAGATTTACCAGGAATACCCGCTCCCGCAGCCGCCGCAAAACCCGATCCCCCTATTAACGGGCCGCGGACACCGAATCGTAACTGGGGGCAACGGCTGTGCCGGTTCCTACGACGAAGAAGTGAAATTCGAACGCACCGGCGACTAA
- a CDS encoding TetR/AcrR family transcriptional regulator, whose translation MPSVTRKPQPTREQVRQQRREEIERQLLDATERLMRGGASFTELSVDRLSTEAGISRASFYIYFEDKGHLLRRLAGQVFADLAESADRWWSVAWRRDPNDVRTAMAGLVAGYRRHQPVLVALNEMAAYDPVVGATYGNLLTAITGRTTRVIEEGQADGSIRPELPAAATASALTWMAERACQQNLPGAPDSYDAELSTTLAEIIWATLYLKPLSAG comes from the coding sequence ATGCCGTCGGTCACGCGCAAACCGCAGCCCACGCGCGAGCAGGTGCGCCAGCAGCGGCGCGAGGAGATAGAGCGCCAGCTGCTGGACGCCACCGAGCGGTTGATGCGTGGCGGGGCAAGTTTCACCGAGCTCAGCGTGGACCGGCTGTCGACTGAGGCCGGCATCTCGCGGGCCAGCTTCTACATCTACTTCGAGGACAAGGGTCACCTGTTGCGCCGGCTTGCCGGCCAGGTCTTCGCCGATCTGGCCGAGAGCGCGGATCGCTGGTGGAGCGTGGCGTGGCGCCGCGATCCGAACGATGTCCGGACCGCGATGGCGGGCCTGGTTGCCGGCTATCGCCGACATCAGCCGGTGCTCGTCGCGCTGAACGAGATGGCCGCCTACGACCCGGTGGTTGGCGCGACCTACGGCAATCTGTTGACCGCGATCACCGGGCGGACGACCCGGGTCATCGAAGAAGGTCAGGCCGACGGCTCCATCCGCCCGGAGTTGCCGGCAGCCGCCACGGCCAGCGCGCTGACCTGGATGGCCGAGCGGGCATGCCAACAGAATCTGCCGGGCGCGCCGGACTCCTACGATGCCGAGCTATCCACGACGTTGGCCGAAATCATCTGGGCCACTTTGTATCTCAAGCCACTGTCGGCAGGCTGA
- a CDS encoding FAD-dependent oxidoreductase — translation MSESQYSRVESCDVCIVGAGIAGLNALFAASRYLSRDQKVILIDRRARLGGMWVDVYSYVRLHQPHPMFTAGNIEWTLGKDRGYLATKGEVLDHFEHCVDVIRERVQVDEYFGWDFESHEEADGIVRATCRAVDGRVLVVAAKRLIKAYGLAVTPNEPLQISSERVHSVSPDYCDVRTGDIGESKAPVWIIGGGKTAMDTAHALITACPGRQVNLVAGRGTFFSSRDKLLPSGARRWLTGRTLSTVAAQLNRRFDGTNESEVQDWYRATYGTFLTPQSDNFVLGVLSEAENRTISAGLNDVVMDYLEDVVDRMCTTELLFRSGSTKTIEPGSWVVNCTGYVQVTDEHPYEPYVSPSGAVVSINMRSAVLHLPAFMGYFLGHLMFLDKLREIPLYEVDWQELRRESPMAFPYVLFALVQHNLSLIYDNVPSAVFKENGLDFDHWFPLPRRLSGVARFVLTHRRERERQRRVLDTVRERFQIRCGPISEQRMPSGHAV, via the coding sequence ATGTCGGAATCCCAATACTCACGCGTGGAATCCTGCGACGTTTGCATCGTGGGAGCCGGCATCGCCGGGCTCAACGCCCTTTTCGCCGCGAGTCGATACCTGTCGCGGGACCAGAAGGTGATTCTGATCGATCGTCGGGCGCGCTTGGGCGGCATGTGGGTCGACGTGTATTCGTATGTCCGCCTGCATCAACCACACCCGATGTTCACCGCGGGCAACATCGAGTGGACCCTCGGCAAGGATCGCGGCTACTTGGCGACCAAGGGCGAGGTGCTCGACCATTTTGAGCACTGCGTCGACGTGATAAGGGAGCGCGTGCAAGTCGACGAGTACTTCGGCTGGGACTTCGAGTCGCACGAAGAAGCGGACGGAATCGTGCGGGCCACCTGTAGGGCGGTCGACGGCCGGGTACTCGTTGTCGCGGCCAAGCGTTTGATCAAAGCCTATGGCCTGGCAGTCACGCCGAACGAACCGCTGCAAATCTCCAGCGAGCGTGTCCATTCGGTGTCGCCCGACTACTGCGACGTCCGGACCGGTGACATCGGGGAAAGCAAAGCGCCAGTGTGGATTATCGGCGGCGGAAAAACCGCGATGGACACCGCGCACGCGCTGATCACCGCATGCCCCGGTCGCCAGGTAAACCTCGTCGCCGGCCGGGGAACATTCTTCTCCAGCCGCGACAAACTGTTGCCGAGCGGCGCCCGGCGGTGGTTGACGGGCCGAACGCTGAGCACCGTCGCCGCACAGCTGAATCGCCGGTTCGACGGCACGAACGAATCAGAGGTCCAAGATTGGTACCGCGCCACCTACGGCACGTTCTTGACTCCGCAATCGGACAACTTCGTCTTGGGAGTGCTGTCCGAGGCCGAGAACCGCACGATCTCTGCCGGCCTCAACGATGTCGTGATGGACTATCTCGAAGATGTAGTCGATCGCATGTGCACGACCGAGTTGTTATTCCGGAGCGGATCGACGAAGACGATCGAGCCGGGCAGCTGGGTCGTCAACTGCACGGGATACGTCCAGGTCACCGACGAACACCCGTACGAGCCGTACGTTTCACCCAGTGGCGCAGTCGTTTCGATCAATATGCGCTCGGCCGTGCTGCACTTGCCTGCGTTCATGGGGTACTTCCTGGGCCACCTGATGTTCTTGGACAAACTCAGGGAGATTCCGCTCTACGAAGTCGACTGGCAGGAACTGAGGCGCGAATCGCCGATGGCATTTCCGTACGTGCTTTTCGCGCTCGTCCAGCACAACCTCAGCCTGATCTACGACAACGTCCCGAGTGCCGTGTTCAAGGAGAACGGCCTTGATTTCGATCATTGGTTCCCGTTACCGCGCCGCCTGTCGGGTGTGGCGCGATTCGTGCTCACGCACCGCCGGGAACGTGAGCGCCAGCGCCGTGTTCTTGACACGGTGCGGGAGCGATTCCAAATCCGTTGCGGCCCAATAAGTGAGCAGCGCATGCCCAGCGGGCATGCGGTTTAG
- the proB gene encoding glutamate 5-kinase, translated as MSAHREAIRTARSLVVKIGTNALTAPSGVFDGSRLAGLADAIEGRMKAGTDVVIVSSGAIAAGIEPLGLSRRPKDLATKQAAASVGQVALVNAWSAAFARYGRTVGQVLLTAHDISMRAQHTNAQRTLDRLRALHAVAIVNENDTVATNEIRFGDNDRLSALVAHLVGAEALILLSDIDGLYDTDPRKSKEARFIPEVAASSDLVGVVAGPGSALGTGGMASKMSSALLAADAGVPVLLAAATDAATALTDAASGTVFAARPTRMSARRFWLRYAAESTGTLSLDAGAVRAVVQQRRSLLAAGITAVAGRFYGGDVVELHGPDATMVARGVVAYDAAELATMIGRSTSELPDELRRPAVHADDLVAV; from the coding sequence GTGAGCGCTCATCGCGAAGCGATCCGAACCGCTCGCAGTCTGGTCGTCAAGATCGGGACCAACGCGCTGACCGCGCCGTCCGGCGTGTTCGACGGGAGCCGGCTGGCCGGGCTGGCCGATGCGATCGAGGGGCGCATGAAAGCGGGCACCGACGTCGTCATCGTGTCCTCGGGTGCCATCGCCGCCGGCATCGAGCCACTCGGATTGTCGCGTCGTCCAAAGGATTTGGCTACCAAGCAGGCTGCTGCAAGCGTAGGCCAGGTCGCGCTGGTGAACGCGTGGAGTGCGGCTTTCGCGCGCTATGGCCGCACCGTCGGGCAGGTGTTGCTGACCGCGCACGACATCTCGATGCGGGCCCAGCACACCAACGCCCAACGCACCCTGGACCGGTTGCGCGCGCTGCACGCGGTGGCGATCGTCAACGAGAACGACACGGTGGCCACCAACGAGATCCGGTTCGGCGACAACGACCGTCTTTCGGCGCTGGTGGCCCACCTGGTCGGCGCCGAGGCGCTGATACTGCTCTCCGACATCGACGGCCTCTACGACACCGATCCGCGAAAGTCCAAGGAGGCGAGGTTCATTCCCGAGGTGGCCGCATCGTCGGATCTCGTCGGTGTGGTGGCCGGCCCGGGCAGCGCGCTGGGCACCGGTGGCATGGCATCGAAGATGTCCTCGGCGCTACTGGCCGCCGACGCCGGGGTGCCGGTGCTGCTGGCCGCGGCAACGGACGCCGCGACGGCGCTCACCGACGCCGCGTCGGGCACGGTCTTCGCCGCCCGGCCCACGCGGATGTCGGCCCGCCGGTTCTGGCTGCGTTATGCCGCCGAGTCCACCGGCACCCTGAGCCTCGATGCGGGCGCGGTGCGCGCGGTGGTGCAGCAACGCCGCTCCCTGCTGGCCGCCGGCATCACCGCGGTGGCGGGCCGGTTCTACGGCGGCGACGTCGTCGAATTGCACGGACCGGACGCCACCATGGTGGCCCGCGGTGTGGTCGCCTATGACGCGGCCGAGCTCGCCACCATGATCGGCCGGTCGACCTCGGAGCTGCCCGACGAGCTGCGCCGGCCCGCGGTGCATGCCGACGACCTGGTCGCGGTCTGA
- a CDS encoding CoA transferase has protein sequence MTDALPFTVDPAKITVEPGVSYSPSPIKIHDYAVGVMAAFGSVVDYIGMLRGMPPQTMTLNRRHCGLALNSGQLHFLNGYGTLMDTWPIGPDNGTYRTADDRYVHMIGLHPHLRDALLSYLDCANTATAIQAVVATKTAQQLEDEAAEAGLALGVVRSREEWLAMPQGAATAQRPMVEIDRQATGGQRRLGPARHRPLEGVRVVELTHLVAGPTIGRLLAEQGADVIKVQPPIGDWVLPLWLDVSWGKRNIALDIKGRAGFARFAELLAGADVLVSSQRPGALARLGLDDAGLQRINPNLVVAAASCYTEGTPWHARPGFEQIAQAVTGVMHTHSESLAAPTVVSVLMNDYLTGYLGAIGAIAALAAREDQGGYWKVGAALTRCSMEALTVVEPQDAEEYAPASMRDIVDFGVDQLGPSGVFTRLAPTVMFSHTPSFAERTSNWPGTTPDTAGWSPIATSDEAAEVPHYPSKMARDNLIRGLVPCYGIEDRGDGGGGLSLASPLLMKLVEEARKAG, from the coding sequence GTGACCGACGCGCTACCGTTCACGGTCGATCCGGCGAAGATCACCGTCGAACCCGGCGTGTCTTACAGTCCCAGTCCGATCAAGATCCACGACTATGCGGTGGGGGTGATGGCTGCGTTCGGTTCGGTAGTCGACTACATCGGCATGTTGCGCGGCATGCCCCCGCAGACGATGACACTGAACCGGCGCCACTGCGGGCTGGCGCTGAATTCCGGTCAGTTACATTTCCTCAACGGCTACGGCACCTTGATGGACACCTGGCCAATTGGCCCGGACAACGGCACCTACCGCACCGCCGACGACCGCTACGTCCACATGATCGGACTGCACCCTCACCTACGTGATGCTCTGCTGTCCTATCTGGACTGCGCGAACACGGCGACAGCAATTCAAGCAGTGGTGGCGACCAAGACCGCTCAGCAGCTCGAGGACGAGGCTGCCGAGGCAGGTTTGGCGTTGGGAGTCGTACGCAGCCGCGAGGAATGGCTCGCAATGCCCCAAGGTGCTGCGACTGCCCAGCGTCCGATGGTCGAGATCGATCGTCAGGCAACCGGCGGTCAGCGTCGGCTCGGCCCTGCGCGGCACCGGCCCCTGGAGGGCGTACGAGTCGTCGAGCTGACTCATCTGGTGGCCGGTCCGACCATCGGGCGGCTGTTGGCAGAGCAGGGCGCCGACGTCATCAAGGTCCAGCCGCCGATCGGGGACTGGGTGCTGCCGTTGTGGCTGGACGTCAGTTGGGGCAAACGCAACATCGCCCTGGACATCAAGGGGCGCGCCGGTTTCGCCCGGTTCGCTGAACTGCTCGCTGGCGCCGATGTGCTGGTGTCCAGTCAACGTCCCGGCGCGCTGGCCCGACTTGGCCTCGACGACGCCGGCCTGCAACGGATCAACCCAAACCTGGTCGTGGCAGCGGCGTCGTGTTACACCGAGGGCACGCCATGGCATGCCCGGCCCGGGTTCGAGCAGATCGCCCAGGCTGTCACCGGGGTGATGCACACCCACTCCGAGAGTCTTGCCGCCCCGACGGTGGTGTCGGTGTTGATGAACGACTACCTCACCGGCTATCTCGGTGCGATCGGCGCCATCGCCGCCCTGGCCGCACGCGAAGACCAGGGCGGCTACTGGAAAGTCGGCGCCGCGCTGACCCGCTGTTCGATGGAGGCGCTCACCGTCGTCGAGCCGCAGGACGCCGAGGAATACGCCCCTGCGAGCATGAGGGACATAGTCGACTTCGGCGTCGATCAGCTCGGCCCGTCAGGTGTGTTCACTCGATTGGCACCCACGGTGATGTTCAGCCACACTCCCTCGTTCGCCGAGCGCACCTCAAACTGGCCAGGCACCACCCCAGACACCGCGGGATGGTCACCAATCGCGACCTCCGATGAGGCTGCCGAGGTACCGCACTACCCTTCGAAGATGGCCCGCGACAACCTGATCCGTGGATTGGTGCCTTGTTATGGCATCGAGGACCGCGGCGACGGCGGCGGCGGGCTAAGCTTGGCATCACCGCTGTTGATGAAGCTGGTGGAAGAAGCCCGTAAAGCGGGCTAA
- the obgE gene encoding GTPase ObgE, with translation MPRFVDRVVIHARAGSGGNGCASVHREKFKPLGGPDGGNGGRGGSIVFVVDPAVHTLLDYHFRPHVTAPNGKQGAGSNRDGAAGADLEVKVPDGTVVLDENGRLLADLVGVGTRFEAAAGGRGGLGNAALASRARKAPGFALLGEPGQARDLTLELKTVADAGLVGFPSAGKSSLVSVISAAKPKVADYPFTTLVPNLGVVSAGEQSFTVADVPGLIPGASEGRGLGLDFLRHIERCAVLVHVVDCATNDPGRDPISDIDALEAELAAYTPTLQGDAALVDLAERPRAVVLNKIDVPEARELAEFVRDEIAERGWPVFLVSTVTREGLQPFIFGLWKMISEYNAAQPAPVARRPVIRPVPVDDSGFTVESDGEGGFVVTGARPERWIGQTNFDNDEAVGYLADRLARLGVEEELLRLGAQPGCAVTIGEMTFDWEPQTPAGVQVPLTGRGTDARLERTERIGADERKAARRRRRERGDEP, from the coding sequence ATGCCTCGGTTTGTCGATCGAGTCGTCATCCACGCCCGAGCGGGCTCCGGCGGTAACGGCTGCGCCTCGGTTCATCGCGAGAAGTTCAAGCCGCTCGGTGGCCCCGACGGCGGCAATGGCGGCCGTGGCGGCAGCATCGTCTTTGTCGTCGATCCCGCCGTACACACACTGCTGGATTACCATTTCCGTCCGCATGTCACCGCTCCCAATGGCAAGCAGGGGGCCGGCAGCAACCGCGACGGCGCTGCCGGTGCGGATCTGGAAGTCAAGGTCCCCGACGGCACCGTTGTCCTGGACGAGAACGGCCGGCTGCTAGCCGATTTGGTCGGGGTGGGGACCCGCTTCGAAGCCGCTGCCGGCGGCCGTGGCGGGCTGGGCAACGCGGCGCTCGCGTCCCGCGCGCGCAAGGCGCCCGGCTTTGCGCTGCTCGGCGAGCCCGGCCAGGCCCGCGACCTCACCCTCGAACTCAAAACCGTGGCGGACGCCGGGCTGGTCGGATTTCCGTCTGCGGGAAAGTCGTCGCTGGTATCGGTGATCTCGGCAGCCAAACCCAAGGTCGCCGATTACCCGTTCACCACGCTGGTCCCCAACCTCGGCGTCGTCTCGGCCGGCGAGCAGTCGTTCACCGTCGCCGACGTGCCCGGCTTGATCCCCGGCGCGTCCGAGGGCCGCGGCCTGGGGCTGGATTTTCTGCGGCACATCGAGCGGTGCGCGGTGCTGGTACACGTCGTCGACTGCGCCACCAACGATCCTGGCCGCGACCCGATCTCCGACATCGACGCGCTGGAAGCCGAACTCGCCGCCTACACGCCCACCCTGCAAGGGGACGCGGCGCTCGTCGACCTGGCCGAGCGGCCACGGGCGGTGGTGCTCAACAAGATTGACGTGCCGGAGGCGCGTGAGCTCGCCGAATTCGTCCGCGACGAGATCGCCGAGCGTGGCTGGCCGGTGTTTCTGGTGTCGACGGTGACCCGAGAAGGGTTGCAGCCGTTTATCTTTGGGCTCTGGAAGATGATTTCGGAGTACAACGCGGCGCAACCGGCGCCGGTAGCGCGACGCCCGGTGATCCGCCCGGTGCCCGTCGACGACAGCGGTTTCACCGTCGAGTCCGATGGCGAGGGCGGCTTCGTGGTAACCGGGGCGCGCCCCGAGCGGTGGATCGGTCAGACCAACTTCGACAACGACGAAGCGGTGGGCTATCTCGCCGACCGCCTCGCGCGTCTCGGAGTCGAGGAAGAGCTGCTGCGGCTGGGCGCACAACCCGGCTGCGCGGTGACCATCGGTGAGATGACATTCGACTGGGAGCCGCAAACCCCTGCCGGCGTTCAGGTTCCATTGACCGGCCGCGGCACCGACGCGCGGCTGGAACGCACCGAGCGCATCGGCGCCGACGAGCGCAAGGCCGCCCGGCGTCGGCGGCGCGAACGCGGTGACGAGCCGTGA
- a CDS encoding NAD-dependent protein deacetylase codes for MTTARPESPELVALLAGRRIAVLTGAGISTDSGIPDYRGPDSPPSNPMTIQQFTSDSAFRQRYWARNHVGWRHMEATRPNAGHRALAALEHAGVVSGVITQNVDLLHTKAGSANVIDLHGTYAQVICLSCGHTLSRAAFAEELEALNPGFIERAEAIGGLAVAPDADAVVTDTTSFHYLDCPRCAGMLKPDIVYFGESVPKDTVAQAFSLVDEAEALLVAGSSLTVFSGYRFVRHAAAVGIPVAIVNRGHTRGDDLADVKLDGGCSELLVLLADELAPLALR; via the coding sequence GTGACCACCGCCCGCCCCGAATCACCGGAGCTGGTTGCACTGTTGGCTGGACGCCGGATCGCGGTGCTCACGGGAGCGGGGATTTCCACCGATTCGGGCATTCCCGATTACCGGGGCCCTGATTCGCCGCCGAGCAACCCGATGACTATCCAGCAGTTCACCTCGGATTCCGCGTTCCGGCAGCGGTACTGGGCACGCAACCATGTCGGCTGGCGGCACATGGAGGCGACGCGGCCGAATGCGGGCCATCGCGCGCTTGCCGCGCTGGAGCACGCCGGGGTGGTGAGCGGTGTGATCACCCAGAACGTCGACCTGCTGCACACCAAGGCGGGCAGTGCAAACGTGATCGATCTGCACGGCACGTACGCCCAGGTGATCTGCCTGAGCTGCGGCCACACGTTGAGTCGCGCGGCGTTTGCCGAGGAACTCGAAGCACTCAACCCGGGATTCATCGAGCGCGCCGAGGCGATCGGCGGGCTGGCGGTGGCCCCCGACGCCGACGCGGTCGTCACCGATACCACGTCATTTCACTATCTGGACTGTCCGCGCTGTGCCGGCATGCTCAAACCCGATATCGTCTACTTCGGCGAGAGTGTGCCTAAAGATACTGTGGCACAGGCATTTTCACTGGTCGACGAGGCCGAGGCGTTGCTGGTCGCGGGCTCGTCGCTGACCGTATTCTCCGGCTACCGGTTCGTGCGGCACGCCGCCGCAGTCGGCATCCCGGTCGCGATCGTCAACCGCGGCCACACCCGCGGCGACGACTTGGCCGACGTCAAACTCGACGGCGGGTGCTCGGAATTGCTGGTGTTGCTCGCCGACGAGCTGGCGCCGCTGGCCTTGCGCTAG